Proteins from a single region of Fodinibius sp. Rm-B-1B1-1:
- a CDS encoding sigma 54-interacting transcriptional regulator, translated as MLTEQKNTETKTVLLSDLETSFVSFLMQDIFHKVLQIAKLESNVVIVGEIGSGKKIIAETIHKNSNRLSKPFVSFYCVDINETDYKDAFWGQLNFEENQLTLRYDALEKAESGVLYLDQFSELSPKYMDQIIDSIHKGFHQLYRNNQNNKLKPRIILSFNQESYRDIINTDVWKVLLDKLDPMVIMLPPLRERKEDIPVLIDHFLEEIKKANADFKDLGISSQALSNCFNYSWPGNIRQLKNAILQGAILSFGQTIKSEHLPFTINWNLPYKIDDPKGIKG; from the coding sequence ATGCTTACCGAACAAAAAAATACAGAAACAAAAACAGTACTTCTTTCTGATTTAGAAACTTCATTTGTAAGTTTTTTAATGCAGGACATTTTCCATAAAGTTTTACAAATAGCTAAATTAGAATCCAATGTTGTAATTGTTGGAGAGATTGGTTCTGGAAAAAAGATTATTGCTGAAACTATCCACAAAAATAGCAATCGATTATCAAAACCTTTCGTCTCATTTTATTGCGTAGATATTAACGAAACTGATTATAAGGACGCCTTTTGGGGGCAGCTAAATTTTGAAGAGAATCAACTTACCCTAAGGTATGATGCCCTGGAAAAGGCCGAAAGCGGAGTACTATATCTGGATCAATTTTCCGAACTATCACCAAAATACATGGATCAAATCATTGATTCGATCCATAAAGGATTTCATCAACTGTATCGCAATAATCAGAATAATAAACTAAAGCCACGGATCATTCTTTCCTTTAATCAGGAGTCGTACCGTGATATCATCAATACCGATGTATGGAAGGTTCTTTTAGATAAACTGGATCCCATGGTGATTATGTTACCTCCCCTTCGCGAACGTAAAGAAGATATACCCGTACTAATCGATCATTTCTTGGAAGAGATAAAAAAAGCAAATGCCGACTTTAAAGACCTTGGAATATCATCGCAAGCTCTATCTAACTGTTTCAATTACAGTTGGCCGGGCAATATACGTCAGCTGAAAAATGCTATTTTACAGGGGGCAATACTATCTTTTGGGCAAACTATAAAGTCAGAACATCTCCCATTTACTATAAACTGGAATTTGCCCTATAAGATTGACGATCCGAAAGGTATAAAAGGATAA
- a CDS encoding glycosyltransferase family 2 protein, producing MIIIEGLNILLLAVTVLFIGYYVLLGVLAFTNKREIDYSTEKVRKYAIVLLAQNEGNTFSRSLYSLSGLVYPKNKYDLFVIANNLSDQVIKEAESLGAIALMLSEEENAANKDIILARAFDHIMQRTKQYDALIVFSSDCLVSGNYLKVMNHYLEQGSEVVQSCHQVLPQTRNWVQKVLKIEFLINNKIKSLGRRFLGSSMLLRDTGTCFAVPLLREIRWDINEQKNIIEYGLELQLKGIEIDFAPEAIFFSEIVDQQNIPSYKKTLLEKYNIIRKYGPRFLKLFIQTKSFQYLDRYIDLVLPKFSTAINLIMGAILFNGIGWSIGLIPMIYTIMWLEIMIAGWLCVFMLLVVLEEKDKLVKSTVYLPIIFFINISPFWRWFSLSENKKGIKMDKVDRDREPLIFSDDNHSM from the coding sequence ATGATTATAATTGAGGGATTAAATATTTTATTACTGGCAGTAACCGTTTTGTTTATCGGCTACTATGTTTTGCTGGGGGTTTTGGCCTTTACAAATAAAAGAGAGATAGACTACTCTACGGAAAAGGTCCGCAAATATGCCATAGTGTTGCTTGCCCAAAATGAGGGAAATACGTTCTCACGATCACTGTATAGTTTATCTGGATTAGTATATCCCAAAAATAAATATGACTTATTTGTTATAGCGAATAATTTGTCTGATCAAGTAATTAAAGAGGCTGAGAGTTTGGGAGCAATTGCGTTAATGTTGTCTGAGGAAGAAAACGCTGCTAACAAAGATATAATTTTAGCACGTGCTTTTGATCATATCATGCAACGAACAAAGCAATATGATGCTCTTATAGTATTTAGTTCAGATTGCTTGGTTTCCGGTAATTATTTGAAAGTAATGAACCATTATTTGGAACAAGGAAGTGAAGTTGTACAGAGTTGTCATCAAGTTTTGCCTCAGACAAGGAATTGGGTTCAAAAAGTTTTGAAAATTGAATTTCTCATAAATAACAAAATAAAGTCTCTGGGTCGGAGATTTCTCGGCTCAAGTATGCTATTACGGGATACTGGAACCTGTTTTGCAGTTCCTTTACTACGTGAAATTAGATGGGATATCAATGAGCAAAAGAACATCATTGAATACGGTTTGGAACTGCAGCTAAAGGGAATTGAAATTGATTTTGCCCCGGAAGCAATATTCTTTTCAGAGATTGTTGATCAGCAAAATATCCCATCATACAAAAAGACATTGCTCGAAAAGTATAATATTATTAGAAAGTATGGTCCACGTTTTTTAAAGCTGTTTATTCAAACGAAATCTTTCCAATATTTAGATCGATATATTGATTTGGTTTTACCCAAATTTTCAACAGCTATCAACTTAATAATGGGGGCTATTCTTTTTAATGGTATTGGATGGAGTATAGGTTTGATTCCGATGATCTATACTATCATGTGGTTGGAAATTATGATAGCCGGATGGCTTTGCGTTTTTATGCTATTAGTTGTTTTGGAAGAAAAAGATAAGTTGGTAAAATCGACTGTTTACTTACCTATTATATTTTTTATAAATATAAGCCCTTTTTGGAGGTGGTTTTCGCTTTCTGAGAATAAGAAAGGTATTAAAATGGATAAAGTAGACAGAGATCGAGAGCCGTTAATTTTTTCTGATGATAATCACTCTATGTAA
- the dnaB gene encoding replicative DNA helicase, whose amino-acid sequence MASNKGSNYNKSDSGILDQEGRVPPQAVEVEEAVLGAMLIEHEAATIALQMLSAKDFYKPAHQHIFEVLHDLYERDNPLDLLTVENELRDKGLLDTCGGAGYLSELTRSVSSAANIDYHAQIISEKATKRNLILGCTDIIKQAYDSSSDTIDVLDYAEQRIFDLANSKQRSQSQAIGDVLKDTLSYLEDIRGKSAGITGVPTGTDVDKMTAGWQDGDLVIIAARPSMGKTAYVLTTARNAALHQNEKLRTKVAIFSLEMSNQSLVQRLLTMEGRINAQSARSGQLEDEDFKRLIDAAGRLFTANIFVDDTPGLSIMELRTKARRLKSEHDVGLIVVDYLQLMTASGDHGTREQEIASISRGLKALAKELDVPVIALSQLSRAVEQRGGDKRPQLSDLRESGSIEQDADVVCFLYRPEYYGIKTTPEGQSTTGLAEIIIGKQRNGPTGSIPLYFVEDYARFENLTTADTGPYGEPNNNGSDDGGSPPMGHSPGGDDQAPF is encoded by the coding sequence ATGGCATCAAACAAAGGATCAAACTATAATAAAAGCGATTCAGGCATATTAGATCAGGAAGGTCGTGTTCCTCCACAAGCAGTTGAGGTTGAGGAGGCCGTACTTGGTGCTATGCTTATTGAACACGAAGCCGCGACTATTGCCCTGCAAATGCTATCCGCTAAGGATTTCTATAAACCTGCTCATCAGCATATTTTTGAAGTACTTCACGATCTTTATGAACGTGATAACCCCCTTGATCTTTTAACGGTAGAAAATGAGCTACGTGATAAGGGGTTACTAGATACCTGTGGCGGTGCCGGATATCTTTCTGAGCTAACCCGTTCAGTAAGTTCTGCAGCCAATATTGATTATCATGCCCAAATAATTTCGGAAAAAGCAACAAAGCGGAATTTAATCCTGGGCTGTACCGATATTATCAAGCAAGCCTATGACAGTTCCAGCGACACCATTGATGTGTTGGATTATGCCGAACAGCGTATTTTTGATTTAGCAAATTCTAAGCAACGTTCGCAATCTCAAGCTATTGGTGATGTATTAAAAGACACTCTCTCTTACCTCGAAGACATTCGAGGTAAATCAGCAGGTATCACCGGCGTACCTACTGGCACCGACGTTGATAAGATGACGGCTGGATGGCAAGATGGAGATCTCGTCATTATTGCCGCCCGTCCCTCAATGGGTAAAACAGCTTATGTACTAACCACCGCGCGAAATGCAGCACTACATCAAAACGAAAAACTGCGTACGAAAGTAGCAATCTTTAGTTTAGAGATGTCTAATCAGTCTCTTGTCCAACGCTTGCTTACGATGGAGGGACGTATCAATGCACAAAGTGCCCGATCTGGGCAGTTAGAAGATGAGGATTTTAAACGACTCATCGATGCCGCGGGCCGACTTTTTACAGCCAATATTTTTGTTGATGATACTCCGGGACTTAGTATCATGGAATTGCGAACTAAAGCCCGGCGCCTCAAAAGCGAACATGATGTTGGTTTAATTGTAGTTGACTATCTGCAACTTATGACTGCAAGTGGTGATCACGGTACTCGTGAGCAAGAAATTGCTTCAATATCCCGAGGCCTCAAAGCTTTGGCTAAAGAATTAGATGTACCTGTTATTGCCCTGTCACAGCTTAGTCGAGCAGTAGAACAACGGGGCGGTGATAAACGTCCACAACTTAGTGACTTGCGGGAATCGGGATCTATTGAACAGGATGCTGATGTTGTTTGTTTTCTGTATCGTCCAGAATATTACGGTATCAAAACAACACCAGAGGGACAATCAACGACAGGACTTGCAGAAATCATTATTGGAAAACAGCGTAACGGTCCCACAGGTAGTATACCGTTGTATTTTGTTGAGGATTATGCTCGATTTGAAAATCTGACTACTGCCGATACTGGACCTTATGGAGAACCAAACAATAATGGATCTGATGATGGCGGTTCGCCTCCTATGGGACACAGTCCGGGCGGAGATGATCAAGCCCCTTTCTGA
- a CDS encoding uracil-DNA glycosylase, which translates to MADSTQDPHQIIADAISFIEKERELYGDFSIEASKKSSGAEQSATNKNDATSNSNDNVVTEPSLQQSSNNANASSSKGLDPQEGLFNKDESNDVYYHIDKCNSLEELEALCQKADVLRTDLKETQLVFGVGNPNADLMIIGEAPGAEEDKQGEPFVGKAGQLLNNILDAINFKREDVYIANILKHRPPNNRNPKPEERERSLPFLLRQIDLIDPKLILAVGKVAAQTLLDKNLSLTKMRGQFHDFRGKYQLLATYHPAALLRHPKWKRPTWEDVQLLRKRYNELGGQP; encoded by the coding sequence ATGGCTGATTCTACTCAAGATCCCCACCAAATTATTGCTGATGCTATCTCATTTATCGAAAAAGAACGTGAGCTATATGGAGATTTTTCCATAGAAGCTTCGAAAAAAAGTAGTGGAGCAGAACAGTCTGCAACCAATAAAAATGACGCTACTTCAAATTCAAACGATAATGTCGTAACAGAACCCAGCCTGCAGCAATCTTCTAACAACGCTAACGCTTCATCTTCCAAAGGGCTCGATCCCCAGGAAGGACTCTTCAACAAAGACGAATCTAACGATGTCTACTATCATATCGACAAGTGTAATTCGCTTGAAGAGCTGGAAGCATTATGCCAGAAGGCCGATGTGTTACGCACTGATTTAAAGGAGACACAATTGGTGTTTGGCGTGGGGAATCCCAATGCTGATTTAATGATTATTGGTGAAGCGCCCGGGGCTGAAGAAGATAAACAAGGGGAGCCATTTGTTGGGAAAGCAGGACAGTTATTAAATAATATTTTAGACGCCATTAATTTTAAACGTGAGGATGTATATATAGCTAATATCCTCAAACATCGTCCGCCCAACAACCGCAATCCCAAGCCTGAAGAACGCGAACGCAGCTTGCCGTTCTTGCTCAGACAAATTGATCTTATTGACCCTAAATTAATTTTAGCAGTCGGTAAAGTAGCTGCTCAAACATTGCTTGATAAAAATCTTTCTTTAACAAAAATGCGTGGACAGTTTCACGATTTCAGAGGAAAGTATCAGCTGTTAGCAACCTATCATCCCGCTGCATTACTTCGTCATCCTAAATGGAAACGCCCCACTTGGGAAGATGTACAGCTGCTCCGTAAACGATACAATGAGTTAGGCGGCCAACCCTAA
- the mtaB gene encoding tRNA (N(6)-L-threonylcarbamoyladenosine(37)-C(2))-methylthiotransferase MtaB produces the protein MKKVAFKTLGCKLNYSETMAIQRDFENEGYDITDFDEQADIYVVNTCSVTQSANSTCRRQVRRALRRNPEAFVAVIGCYAQLEPEEIAEIDGVDAVLGAKNKFKLLELFDDFEKRSEPIVYNSDVNKAVDFHNAFSADDRTRAFLKVQDGCSYNCSFCTIPMARGESRSPNIEAVIENAKLLVDEGFKEVVVTGVNAGDFGRGTDENFFMLLQELDTVGGLERIRFSSVEPNLMHEKIIHFTAESDKIQPHFHMPLQSGSDKMLGLMRRRYQSDLYRQRVELIKELMPDAAVGVDVITGHPGETAELFQESYDFIDNLPVSYLHVFTYSERPNTHALNIEPQVQDSVRKDRTHKLRRLSKKKRFEFDTSFAEDIRPVLFEGAEHNGAMLGWTDNYVRVGIPYNPQYENKILPVRLGERTKEGYLIGELTPEAKKEQKVIAELVG, from the coding sequence ATGAAAAAAGTTGCTTTTAAAACCCTTGGCTGTAAGCTGAACTATTCTGAAACAATGGCTATCCAGCGCGATTTTGAAAACGAGGGCTATGATATAACAGATTTTGATGAGCAAGCAGATATATATGTGGTTAATACCTGCTCGGTTACCCAAAGTGCAAACAGTACGTGCCGCCGACAAGTGCGACGTGCCCTTCGCAGAAATCCAGAAGCTTTTGTAGCGGTTATTGGCTGTTATGCCCAACTTGAACCTGAAGAGATTGCAGAAATTGATGGTGTGGATGCCGTACTTGGGGCCAAAAACAAATTTAAACTGCTTGAACTTTTCGACGATTTTGAAAAACGATCTGAGCCTATTGTCTATAATTCAGATGTAAATAAAGCGGTTGATTTTCACAATGCGTTTTCGGCGGATGACCGGACACGTGCTTTTCTTAAAGTACAAGACGGCTGCAGCTATAACTGTTCGTTTTGTACGATTCCGATGGCTCGCGGCGAAAGTCGAAGCCCCAACATTGAGGCCGTAATTGAAAATGCTAAGCTCTTGGTAGACGAAGGGTTTAAAGAGGTTGTTGTTACTGGTGTTAATGCCGGGGACTTTGGTCGCGGTACGGATGAAAATTTCTTTATGCTACTCCAGGAACTTGATACCGTTGGCGGACTTGAACGCATCCGGTTTTCATCGGTGGAACCCAATCTTATGCATGAGAAAATTATCCACTTTACGGCTGAGTCAGATAAAATTCAGCCACACTTTCATATGCCCCTGCAAAGCGGAAGTGATAAAATGCTGGGGCTTATGCGGCGACGGTATCAGTCTGACTTATATCGCCAACGCGTGGAACTCATTAAAGAGTTAATGCCCGATGCAGCTGTTGGCGTTGATGTTATAACTGGTCACCCGGGCGAAACTGCAGAACTGTTCCAGGAATCATACGACTTTATCGACAACTTACCAGTCTCTTACTTGCATGTGTTTACCTATTCTGAACGACCGAATACCCATGCTTTAAATATTGAACCTCAGGTACAAGACAGCGTTCGAAAAGATCGTACTCACAAATTACGACGCCTGTCCAAGAAAAAACGTTTCGAATTTGATACCTCATTTGCAGAGGATATTCGACCGGTATTATTTGAGGGTGCCGAGCACAATGGGGCCATGCTTGGGTGGACGGATAATTACGTGCGTGTGGGAATCCCTTATAATCCTCAATATGAAAACAAAATTTTGCCTGTTCGGCTGGGAGAACGAACCAAAGAAGGGTACTTGATCGGTGAACTTACCCCAGAAGCAAAAAAGGAACAAAAAGTAATCGCAGAACTTGTCGGATAA
- a CDS encoding GDP-L-fucose synthase: MTERKIYIAGHRGMVGSAVLQLLENKGYSNLITRSSDELDLRNQQAVDKFMREHQPDVVVLAAARVGGILANDRNPYPFLYENLMIESNVINAAHQCDVDQLVFLGSSCIYPKHADQPIKEEYLLTGSLEPTNQWYAIAKIAGIKLCEALNRQYNRNYVSLMPTNLYGPRDNFDLKTSHVVPAMIRKFYEAKVHGNEVVGLWGTGNPKREFLHVSDMAKAIVFSIEERIEGDLYNVGIGQDISIRELAYLIQKIVGHRGEIIWDTTKPDGTPRKLLDVSKIHSKGWEHECELEEGIRNTYGWYLENIDDLKEVKI; the protein is encoded by the coding sequence ATGACAGAGAGAAAAATATATATAGCGGGGCATCGTGGGATGGTGGGTTCGGCGGTGCTACAACTGCTGGAAAATAAAGGATATTCGAACCTGATAACCCGATCCAGTGATGAATTGGATCTCCGAAATCAACAGGCCGTCGATAAATTTATGCGCGAGCATCAACCGGATGTCGTTGTGCTGGCTGCAGCGAGGGTAGGGGGCATTTTAGCGAATGATCGTAATCCCTACCCATTTTTGTATGAGAATCTAATGATTGAAAGTAATGTAATAAATGCGGCTCATCAGTGTGATGTTGACCAACTTGTTTTTTTAGGCAGCTCTTGTATCTATCCCAAACATGCTGATCAACCTATTAAAGAAGAGTATCTGCTTACTGGATCACTGGAACCAACAAACCAGTGGTATGCGATAGCTAAAATTGCAGGTATAAAGCTTTGTGAGGCGTTAAACAGACAGTACAACCGCAATTATGTTTCTTTGATGCCGACCAACTTATATGGCCCGCGTGATAATTTTGATTTGAAAACGTCTCATGTAGTACCGGCAATGATTCGAAAGTTTTATGAAGCAAAAGTCCATGGAAATGAGGTGGTCGGTCTTTGGGGTACTGGAAATCCCAAAAGAGAATTTTTGCATGTCAGTGACATGGCGAAAGCTATCGTGTTTTCGATAGAGGAACGCATCGAGGGTGATCTCTACAATGTGGGAATCGGTCAAGATATCTCGATTAGAGAGTTAGCGTATTTAATTCAAAAAATTGTGGGTCACCGGGGCGAAATCATTTGGGATACAACCAAGCCCGATGGTACACCGCGAAAGTTATTGGATGTCTCGAAGATTCATTCCAAGGGATGGGAACATGAGTGTGAATTAGAAGAGGGCATTCGTAATACCTATGGATGGTATCTGGAGAATATTGATGATTTGAAAGAAGTCAAGATTTAG
- the gmd gene encoding GDP-mannose 4,6-dehydratase, with protein sequence MKNKRKVALITGVTGQDGSYLAEFLLKKGYEVHGIKRRSSSFNTGRIDHIYQDPHADDLPFYLHYGDLTDSTNLIRIIQDTQPDEIYNLGAQSHVQVSFEAPEYTAQSDALGTLRILEAIRILGLTHKTKFYQASTSELYGKVQEVPQRETTPFYPRSPYGVAKLYAYWITVNYREAYGMYAVNGILFNHESPVRGETFVTRKITRAAVRIAAGLQQKTYLGNLEAKRDWGHAKDYIEGMYLMLQQDTPEDLVLATGKTHSVRELCELAFQHAGVPLQWIGEGIDEKGINVETGDVIVEIDPRYFRPAEVDLLIGDATKAREKLGWEPKYTFEELIEEMVREDQEKINLIINNKDEDYSKLSNYIQ encoded by the coding sequence TTGAAGAACAAGAGAAAAGTTGCACTAATAACCGGCGTAACGGGTCAGGATGGGTCATATCTTGCGGAATTTTTGCTTAAAAAGGGATATGAAGTGCATGGCATTAAACGGCGCTCCAGCTCGTTTAATACCGGACGCATTGATCACATTTATCAAGATCCGCATGCTGATGATTTGCCATTTTATCTGCATTACGGCGATCTAACAGATTCCACCAATTTAATTCGCATTATTCAGGATACACAGCCCGATGAGATTTATAATTTAGGAGCCCAAAGTCATGTGCAGGTTTCGTTTGAGGCGCCAGAGTATACAGCTCAAAGTGATGCGTTGGGAACACTACGGATTTTAGAGGCGATTCGAATTCTGGGATTAACGCATAAGACAAAATTTTATCAAGCGTCAACGAGTGAGTTGTATGGAAAGGTGCAGGAAGTCCCTCAGCGGGAAACTACACCATTTTATCCGCGTTCGCCATATGGTGTTGCTAAGCTTTATGCCTACTGGATCACTGTAAATTATCGCGAAGCCTATGGGATGTATGCGGTGAATGGGATTCTGTTCAATCATGAATCACCGGTGCGTGGAGAAACCTTTGTAACACGAAAAATTACTCGTGCTGCCGTACGCATTGCAGCTGGACTGCAGCAAAAAACGTATCTCGGTAACCTGGAAGCAAAGCGCGATTGGGGACATGCTAAAGATTATATCGAGGGCATGTACCTTATGCTCCAGCAGGATACTCCCGAAGATTTAGTGTTGGCAACGGGCAAAACGCACAGCGTTCGAGAGTTGTGTGAGCTTGCTTTTCAGCATGCAGGGGTTCCACTTCAATGGATTGGAGAGGGCATAGATGAGAAGGGAATTAATGTGGAAACAGGAGATGTAATTGTAGAAATCGATCCTCGCTATTTTCGTCCCGCTGAAGTGGATTTGCTTATTGGAGATGCCACTAAGGCTCGTGAAAAATTGGGATGGGAGCCGAAGTATACATTTGAAGAACTTATTGAAGAAATGGTCCGTGAAGACCAAGAAAAGATTAACCTTATAATTAATAATAAAGATGAAGACTATTCCAAGCTTTCCAACTATATCCAGTAA
- a CDS encoding nucleotide sugar dehydrogenase, with product MKMKTIPSFPTISSNGDYIQEPRIRELKSRLTQRIENRTANIGIIGLGYVGLPLLWTFHEEGFPVVGFDVDAQKVENIGSGTPYIKHLGYSMMEQLAQSEKCSATLDFAGLTDMDAIIMCVPTPLNAYREPDMQYVEQTTKTIGRHLQKGQLVVLESTSYPGTTDELVIPILEKMSGLKSAKDFFVAYSPEREDPGNPNFNTAKIPKVVGGDGPEALAVATELYDTVIVKTVPVSDNKTAEAVKLTENIFRSVNIALVNELKVVFQEMGIDIHEVLDAAETKPFGFMKFTPGPGLGGHCIPIDPFYLTWKAREYEQHTRFIELAGEINTSMPRYVIDRTIKALNAHHKAINGSDVLIIGLAYKPDVDDLRESPTFKLMDHLKKYGANVHYYDHYIPEIWETREHKEWAGLKTVAWNEETIADFDAVIISTNHSDINYQELADWNDVIIDTRNAMKHVKPRTSTQIWKA from the coding sequence ATAAAGATGAAGACTATTCCAAGCTTTCCAACTATATCCAGTAATGGCGATTATATTCAGGAACCACGTATTCGTGAACTGAAAAGCCGGCTTACTCAGCGTATCGAAAACAGAACCGCAAACATTGGGATTATCGGTCTTGGTTATGTAGGACTACCACTGTTGTGGACGTTTCATGAAGAAGGGTTTCCGGTTGTTGGTTTTGACGTAGATGCTCAAAAAGTGGAAAATATTGGGAGTGGCACTCCCTACATCAAGCATTTGGGCTATTCAATGATGGAGCAGCTGGCACAATCTGAGAAGTGTTCTGCTACGCTCGATTTCGCAGGACTTACGGATATGGATGCTATTATTATGTGTGTTCCAACACCTTTGAATGCTTATCGTGAGCCGGATATGCAGTATGTTGAGCAAACCACAAAAACTATTGGCCGGCATTTGCAAAAAGGTCAGCTCGTAGTGTTGGAATCGACGTCATACCCAGGCACAACAGATGAATTAGTTATTCCAATATTAGAAAAAATGTCTGGATTAAAATCAGCCAAAGATTTCTTTGTGGCTTATAGTCCCGAGCGCGAAGATCCGGGCAACCCGAATTTTAATACCGCCAAAATTCCAAAAGTGGTTGGGGGCGACGGTCCTGAAGCATTGGCGGTTGCGACCGAGCTATATGATACTGTGATTGTAAAAACGGTACCGGTTTCTGATAACAAAACAGCCGAGGCTGTAAAGCTTACGGAGAATATTTTCCGATCAGTCAATATTGCATTGGTTAATGAGCTTAAAGTTGTTTTCCAAGAGATGGGCATCGATATCCACGAGGTATTGGATGCTGCAGAAACTAAGCCGTTTGGCTTTATGAAGTTTACTCCCGGTCCTGGTTTAGGTGGACATTGTATCCCTATCGATCCCTTTTATTTGACGTGGAAGGCTCGTGAGTATGAACAGCATACACGATTTATTGAGTTAGCGGGTGAAATAAACACCAGTATGCCACGCTATGTGATCGACCGAACCATCAAGGCTCTCAATGCTCATCACAAAGCGATTAATGGCAGTGATGTTTTGATTATTGGCCTTGCTTATAAGCCGGATGTTGATGATTTGCGAGAATCACCCACATTTAAGCTTATGGATCATCTTAAAAAATATGGGGCGAATGTTCACTATTATGATCATTACATCCCAGAAATTTGGGAGACCCGAGAGCATAAAGAGTGGGCTGGACTGAAAACAGTGGCATGGAATGAGGAAACAATCGCTGATTTTGATGCCGTTATTATTTCGACGAATCACTCGGATATTAATTACCAGGAGTTGGCCGATTGGAATGATGTGATCATTGATACGCGGAATGCAATGAAGCATGTAAAACCGCGAACCAGCACACAGATCTGGAAAGCGTAG
- the wecB gene encoding non-hydrolyzing UDP-N-acetylglucosamine 2-epimerase has protein sequence MKNVLIVVGTRPNFIKVTQFKRVAEQDFPGVFDIKIVHTGQHYDDKMADVFFEQFELKPDYFLEIPPSSPNNQMAEVMLRLEPVVKEVKPDILLVTGDVNSTFAASLTANKMDIPLAHVESGLRSGDRDMPEEINRVLTDEISDLLFITEESGMRNLCGNGKTDDQLHFVGNTMIDTMVAFEDKIKASPILEKLGLERRRFVLMTMHRPATVDYRDELLKLISLIEEITKTDKLVFPIHPRTVNKLKAFELYYRLSQNSNVIMTEPMDYFSFQKLIANCKFILTDSGGIQEESTFRRVPCLTLRPNTERPSTIQIGTNTLVPFDLNEINRAICAIKEGRYKKGSIPPMWDGKATHRILQILKDKLVE, from the coding sequence ATGAAGAACGTATTAATTGTGGTAGGTACGCGGCCTAACTTTATTAAAGTTACGCAGTTCAAGCGGGTGGCAGAGCAGGATTTTCCAGGTGTTTTTGATATTAAAATTGTACATACTGGTCAGCATTATGATGATAAGATGGCGGATGTCTTTTTCGAGCAGTTTGAGCTCAAGCCAGACTATTTTCTTGAAATTCCTCCTTCCTCTCCAAACAACCAGATGGCCGAGGTTATGTTGCGCCTTGAGCCTGTCGTTAAGGAGGTGAAGCCTGATATCTTGTTGGTGACGGGAGATGTTAATTCAACTTTTGCAGCTTCCCTAACCGCTAACAAAATGGATATTCCATTAGCCCATGTTGAGAGTGGGTTGCGAAGTGGGGATAGGGATATGCCGGAAGAGATTAATAGAGTATTGACGGACGAAATATCGGACCTTCTGTTTATTACCGAAGAGAGCGGAATGAGAAATCTGTGTGGAAATGGTAAAACAGATGATCAGCTTCATTTTGTGGGCAATACTATGATCGATACAATGGTAGCTTTTGAGGATAAGATCAAAGCATCACCTATTCTGGAAAAGCTGGGCTTGGAGAGGCGACGATTCGTTCTGATGACGATGCATCGTCCCGCGACTGTGGATTATCGAGATGAACTGTTAAAACTTATTTCGCTTATTGAAGAGATTACCAAAACCGATAAGTTGGTTTTTCCAATCCATCCGCGTACGGTAAATAAGCTTAAAGCGTTTGAGCTTTATTATCGACTGTCTCAAAACAGTAATGTAATTATGACTGAACCCATGGATTACTTTTCGTTCCAAAAGCTCATTGCAAATTGTAAGTTCATCCTTACTGACAGTGGAGGCATACAGGAAGAGTCAACGTTTCGACGGGTGCCATGTTTGACACTGAGACCGAATACCGAGCGTCCATCAACCATCCAGATTGGAACTAATACCCTTGTACCTTTTGATTTGAATGAGATTAACAGAGCAATCTGTGCTATTAAAGAGGGGCGATATAAAAAAGGCTCAATCCCACCCATGTGGGATGGAAAGGCAACACACCGCATCTTGCAAATACTTAAGGATAAACTTGTAGAGTAA